GCGGCGCGCACGAGGACGGCGGCGACGGCGGCCGCTTCGATGGGACGGTATTTGAATAGCGGGCCGCGGAATAAAGGGGACAGCGGGCGGCTCAACCATTCAGCGAAAGTTTCGCCGAGCCGCAATCGCTCTCGTTGGCCCAGCAGCAGCGACGGGCGGACGATCGTCAGCATCGGGATCTGAAGCGCGCGGATGTCCGCTTCGGTTTCCCCTTTCACCCGGTTGTAGAAAATTTTCGATGCCGGATCCGCCCCCATCGCCGACACGAGCAGGTAGCGCTTCACGCCGGCCGCCTTCGCGCGTTCGGCCGCCGCGAGCGGATAGTCGTGGTCGACTTGGCGGAATTTCTCCCGCGTCCGCGCCTGCTTCATCGTCGTGCCCAGCGCGCAGAACACGTCTTCCGCGCCTTCGAACGCGTCCGCCGGCATCGCATCGAAATGCTCGAGAACGATTTGCCGCAATTTGGGATGCTCGGTCAGCGGTTTGCGGACGACCGCCGTGACGGTGTCATACGCCGGCGACGCGAGCAGCCTCTCCAA
This genomic window from Paenibacillus sp. contains:
- a CDS encoding NAD(P)H-binding protein — its product is MEQTKHAVLLGATGLIGRHVLERLLASPAYDTVTAVVRKPLTEHPKLRQIVLEHFDAMPADAFEGAEDVFCALGTTMKQARTREKFRQVDHDYPLAAAERAKAAGVKRYLLVSAMGADPASKIFYNRVKGETEADIRALQIPMLTIVRPSLLLGQRERLRLGETFAEWLSRPLSPLFRGPLFKYRPIEAAAVAAVLVRAAQMYTPGTHVYENDQLHRMAPNS